The Apium graveolens cultivar Ventura chromosome 6, ASM990537v1, whole genome shotgun sequence genome contains a region encoding:
- the LOC141665355 gene encoding uncharacterized protein LOC141665355, with protein sequence MDGENQNNNENQGNNDEGGNVFDQLAETLAVLVNQQPKPNIVSQFKRLNPPTFDGATDPAIVEMWIQEMEKAFGLLGSNEEQKVTLAVYQLQGSAYDWWLMEKRKNETTNLEENHEPYTWAKFKKALEDKYFPRTVRLQKERDFIRLQQGGRTVIEYEAEFAKLAKYASTLVADESSRARRLEEGLRSDIRNSVASFELQTYEAVLNKALVIERGLAESEKASGSWNKRRFTQTSGQSFQGGPLKKPHVYDNIGGQGDRETCTRCGKNHPDKVCRWNTGACFHCGEVGHKISNCPHNPPPPPRKEADNKMGKGRVFQLTGNDNYRN encoded by the coding sequence ATGGATGGAGAAAATCAGAACAACAATGAAAATCAGGGCAATAATGATGAAGGAGGAAACGTCTTTGACCAGCTGGCTGAAACTCTAGCTGTACTTGTGAATCAGCAACCGAAGCCCAACATCGTCTCTCAATTCAAGCGTTTGAACCCGCCAACTTTTGATGGAGCTACAGACCCGGCTATCGTTGAGATGTGGATCcaagagatggaaaaagctttcGGACTTCTGGGGAGCAATGAGGAACAGAAGGTGACCTTAGCTGTGTACCAATTGCAAGGAAGCGCTTACGACTGGTGGCTTATGGAAAAGAGGAAGAATGAGACGACAAATCTTGAAGAAAATCATGAACCGTACACTTGGGCAAAGTTCAAGAAGGCTTTAGAGGACAAGTACTTTCCGAGAACAGTTCGTCTGCAGAAAGAGAGGGACTTCATTCGACTTCAACAAGGTGGAAGAACCGTCATTGAATACGAAGCAGAATTTGCAAAGCTTGCGAAGTACGCGTCGACCCTAGTAGCAGATGAGAGCAGTCGAGCACGAAGATTAGAGGAGGGACTTCGAAGTGACATCAGGAATTCAGTGGCGTCGTTTGAACTTCAGACGTACGAGGCTGTCCTCAACAAGGCGTTAGTGATCGAAAGGGGCTTGGCAGAATCTGAAAAGGCGTCTGGCAGTTGGAATAAGAGGCGGTTCACTCAAACTAGTGGGCAATCTTTTCAAGGGGGACCACTCAAGAAGCCACACGTGTACGATAACATCGGGGGTCAAGGTGATCGAGAGACGTGTACCAGGTGCGGCAAGAATCATCCGGACAAAGTCTGTCGTTGGAATACAGGTGCTTGTTTTCATTGCGGAGAAGTAGGACATAAGATTTCGAATTGTCCGCACAATCCGCCACCGCCACCAAGGAAGGAAGCAGATAACAAGATGGGCAAAGGACGTGTGTTTCAGCTGACAGGAAATGACAACTATCGCAATTAA